In the Desulfovibrio desulfuricans genome, one interval contains:
- a CDS encoding protein phosphatase CheZ, with protein sequence MSDEKPEAAVYKQISTEMRQGLRDIFERISTASKGQPLPPPNPDALFLEASSQLDEVLKDTESATMTIMEIVERHLDLQEQNAAHLAGLRNGGADAAPITELEANNQRLGDDLTSVLTALSFQDITGQRIKKVVSALNQIEAMVVELYVSSGLILDGAEKDPTKNVQELQNEARQAVKEFNQGRSELKGPDKTAASQGAIDDMLSQLGL encoded by the coding sequence GCAGATCAGCACGGAAATGCGCCAGGGTCTGAGAGACATTTTTGAGCGCATATCCACTGCCTCCAAAGGCCAGCCCCTGCCCCCCCCAAATCCGGATGCGCTATTTCTGGAAGCATCAAGCCAACTGGACGAAGTGCTGAAAGATACGGAAAGCGCCACCATGACCATCATGGAAATCGTGGAGCGGCATCTGGATCTTCAGGAACAGAACGCGGCGCATCTGGCAGGGCTACGTAACGGCGGTGCGGATGCGGCCCCCATTACCGAGCTGGAAGCAAACAACCAACGCCTTGGCGATGACCTCACTTCCGTGCTGACCGCCCTGAGCTTTCAGGACATTACAGGTCAGCGCATCAAAAAGGTCGTGTCTGCCCTGAACCAGATTGAGGCAATGGTGGTGGAACTCTATGTTTCCTCGGGCCTTATTCTGGACGGGGCGGAAAAAGACCCCACCAAGAACGTTCAGGAATTGCAGAACGAGGCACGTCAGGCGGTCAAGGAATTCAATCAGGGCCGTAGCGAACTCAAAGGGCCGGACAAAACCGCAGCTTCTCAGGGCGCCATTGACGACATGCTTTCCCAGTTGGGCCTCTAG